The Paenalcaligenes faecalis genome has a window encoding:
- the crcB gene encoding fluoride efflux transporter CrcB, with protein sequence MSISSVFWVALGGATGAVIRWLLALSLNQISPLLAVGTLAANGIGAFSMGVAIAWVQSAAHLPTAISLFVITGFLGALTTFSTFTAESFTLLQQGSYFYFFTHLLLHVVGSLLCFSLGFIVFKLFSS encoded by the coding sequence TTGAGTATTAGCTCTGTTTTTTGGGTTGCATTAGGTGGCGCAACGGGTGCTGTTATACGCTGGCTACTGGCTCTTAGCCTAAATCAAATATCCCCATTACTAGCTGTAGGTACCTTAGCCGCTAATGGCATAGGCGCATTTTCAATGGGAGTTGCTATAGCTTGGGTACAAAGCGCAGCCCATTTACCCACTGCTATATCTCTTTTTGTCATAACAGGCTTTTTAGGCGCTCTGACGACCTTCTCCACCTTTACTGCCGAAAGTTTCACTTTGCTACAACAAGGCAGCTATTTCTATTTTTTTACCCATTTACTACTACATGTAGTAGGTAGTTTGTTGTGTTTTAGTCTAGGTTTTATTGTTTTCAAGCTTTTTAGTTCTTAG